GCTAATACAGCAGGCTACTGCGATCCTATCCCAAGGCGAATGATGGTGGGTGACTGACTACAACATATGGGTTTGTCGCATAGTTAACTGCATATTCAGCATATTTAATTGACAAACTTTTGAAGTCAAACAATAATGAATTTTCAACAATACCGAGATCATAATATGCCGATAAAACATATTTATTTATATTTCTTTTTATTATGGCCGACTGTTTCTTTGGCTGGTGGTCCGGTGCATGGCAGCAAGGCGGCAGGCATGGGCACGGCGTTTATCGCGGTTGCCGACGACCCTTCCGCCATCCTTCATAATCCCGCCGGAATTTCTTATATCGAAGGAAACAATCTTTATGGCGGTTTTACAACCATAGCGCCTTCGTCAAGTTATGAAAGCAATACGGGGGAGCAGGAGGATACCGATTTCCAGCTCTTTTTCCCGCCGCACCTGTATTATACAAGGGAATCGGAATTCAAGGATATAACTCTTGGAATCGGCCTGTATTCTCCTTTTGGCATCGGCGGCAGAAAATGGAGCGATACCGGGCTCACCAGATATCTGTCCACCGAAGGAAGCATCGCCACTGTTGCGGTTAATCCCACCGTTTCCTGGAAGTTTCACCCGACAGCTTCTCTGGCTATTGGTCTCGATTACATGTATGCCAGGAAGGAAGGAAGTCGGATGATTGATTTCGGTACCGGTGACGGTTTGAGCAATATTGAAGCGGATGGGGGAGGATGGGGATATAACTTCGGTCTTCTCTGGTCTGCACCTGATAATTTTCGCATTGGCCTGGCTTATCGCAGCAGCATTAACGTTAAGTTTGAAGGCGAACTCACCGTAACCGGCATTGCTCCGGCACTGCAGTCGGCATTCGGTGGCGCCGGCTATACAACCGATGTGTCGACGGAATCAGATTTCCCTGAAAGCTACGGCTTTGGCATAGCCTATATCCATAATAAAAAATTAACTCTTGCAATGGACGTGGAACTGGTTCGATGGTCAAGCTTTGATCAGAGCCATCTTGATATTGCCAATGAGGTCCCTGCGGCAGGTCTTGTCGATTCAACGACCATTCTGGACTGGGAGGATTCACTGCAGTTCAAGCTTGGCATTGAATATCGCTTGAATGACAAGTATTCCCTCCGTGGCGGTTACGCCTATATCCCGACAATGGTGCCGGAACACACCATGGATCCCGGCAACCCGGACGCAGATTCACATAATATCAGCATTGGTTTCGGTCGATTTTTCAATAACTGGACATTGGACGGTTTCTACAATCTCGGTCTGTATGAAGACAGAAAAGTCGATAACGAAATTCTTGACGGAACATACGGTAATCTGGTGCATGCATTCGGTTTCAGCGTCTTGAATCGTTTTTAGTTCCTTACTGCGCGGATCATGTAAAAGAACAAGAAATTTCAAAAAGCATAATGCTTTTGAGGTACTACAGGCCACTGTTAAGGCACTTATACCCCCATTCGGGGTATTGAAAAGACTCCCCGAATGGGGATAGAATACTTTGGCAGGGCTGGGTTCAACAAACTCCACATTAAGAATTTTTTACGGTGTATTTCCATTTTGGGCAGGCTTGACTGGTGGGCATTCTCACGCCTCATGCCAGTCAAACCTGATGTCTTTAAGCCTGTTTCGTGGCGCTAAAAATCCGTTATATAAGTGTAATCTGATTTTTTGGGGTCGTCATCGGTAAACCATACGCCATCAGTACCCGGATCTTCGAATCTTTCAAGGATGGTTATATTGCCGGCGGCGTCATAGGTGTAAGTATTATAGAACGAAAACTGATCATCATCGGTATGCCAGACACCGTCCGTTCCGGGGTCATTGCAGGAAGCAAGTTGTGTTAGTTGTCCGGCTGCATCGTAGGTTCTGTTTGTATAAGACGATATGTCGTCGTCTGCGGTTTGCCACACCCCATCCGTCCCTGGCCCATTGAATCCAGTTTGGGCGAGTATATTCCCATTGGAGTCAATTACATTTGTGCCGTGATTTATTTTCAGGTCATCGGACGTAAACCAGATGCCATCCCCGCCTGCCCCATCGTAACTTATGGTCATAAGAGTGTTTCCAAAGGAGTCGTGGGAATAATCCGAATAATTTGCTACAGAATCATCATCGTTGAACCAGATGCCGTCGATGCCCGCATCGTTGATATATGCACTGCGGGTTTTATTGCCGAGGGTGTCAAAGGTGAAAATGTTATAAGAGTTTACGATATCATCATCGTTAAGCCAGATGCCATCGGCACCGGGGCCATTATTCACAAGGTGCGTCATATTACCGGCAGCGTCATAAATGTTAGTACTATTATAGGTAATATCATCATTGGTAAACCAGATGCCGTCAGCGCCGGCAGTGTTATGTTGCAAACTGCGCGTCATGTTGCCGGCAGCGTCATAAGTGTAAATATAATAGTCTGAAATCTGATCATCATCAGTATGCCAGACGGCGTCCGGTCCGGGTCCATTGTAGCTGTTCCTCTGTGTATTGTTACCGTCCGCGTCGTAAGCAGATGCACTGTAACCGCTTATATCGTCGTCAACGGTGAGCCATTCCAGGTCTGCTCCGGGACCGTTGTAGTATGCATATTGTGTCAAAAGTCCCGAGGCGTTATAGGTGTATGCGGTATACTGCGAAATACTGCCGGCTGCATAATTTATTATCTTATCAACCGGATTGTGAAAGGTATGAAAAGTGATTTCGAGATCAGCCAGGGCGCTGCCGGACAGGTAGCGAACACCCGCAATGTTCAGGATGTAGCTGACATCGTATCGTAATGGTTTTGAGGGGGAAAATATAACCGTATCGGTGACATCATCATAAGAAACATCGCCCTGGATCGGAAGCGCCTTGCCGAGGATTTTCAGGGTTACCGTGGTTTCATCGATGGTCGCAGGATCAAGTTCTATGGTGGAGGTTACTTTGATATCCGAAAGTACGCTGACAGAAGACGCCCCATCTTCGGGAAGAGCGGTTATTTCCCCTGCTGCCGGGGTGGAGTCGCCGCCGTCTGAGCCCCCGCCACAGCCCGACAACACCATTGTCAGGAAAATCGATATCAGTCCATAAATCCAAAAAGTCTTAAACATCCATCTGAAAGTCATAGTTTTCTCCTTTTGTTGGTGTGATATATTTCAAATAAATCAGCTTATCCAACCCGTCTTGCCGGTGTGCGGCAGTCCATCGGCACTGATGGTTACCCCGGAAAAACGGTCGGATTCCTTATTGATTTCAGGTGATTTCAAGTCCAGGGACAAAACCTATTGAGATGTATAACTGCCGGAAGGTCACAAACAGGTCACAGGGTGATTTTTTTGATTGGCGTCAAATTTTACCCTGTATTTTCGAGTGGTTGTAACAGAATTATTTTGCGAGGAAAGCTTACGGTTGCCGGTTTTTGCTTTAAGGAAATCACAAAAAAGAGGAGCTGCCTCACTTCCGGGACAGCTCCTCTTTTTATAATGCTTTGCTTATCGATTATTCCGCTTCATTTCCAGTGGTGAAATGGCGCGTATCGCTTGGTGTTTGACCGCCATTACCGTCGTCTGCCGCCACGGACCAGTAATAGGTCGTATCAGGGGCAAGGTTGCTGGCAGTAAAGCTGCCCTGGTTTGGGTCGTGATTGCCGCCGGAACACGAGACAAGAAGAACCCCGGCGGTCAACAGCATGCCGACTGCAAGGCCTTTTCTTCTCTGCAGGAAATGGGCGGCGCCAAGCACGGTCAGAGTGAATGCAAACAGCATCATAGTGCCGTTTCCAGGACCAGCAGGTATCTTTGGAGCGACAACCGCTGCTGTCGGATTCACATATGGCTGGCAGTTATTAAAAGGATCGCTGTCAGTGCAAAGGTAGAGTTCATAGGTCAACGGATCAGCGTCGGGATCAGTGCCTTTAAGATATGTCAGGGTCACCAGGGTGGTGGCCACTCCTTGCTGGCCGTTTGCCGGAGAAAGCAGCTGCGGCGCCGAAGGTGGATTGTTTGTTGCCGCCGAAAGGCCGGTGCCGCTGACGTTTATTGTTACCGGATTTTCGTCCGGGTCATTGGAAGGAATATCAAGACTGTCGCTGAAAGCTTCCGCAGCTATGGGAGCAAAGCGGACTGTGAACGTACAACTTGCCGACGGCGCAATGGTTTGCGTTGAGCAGTTATCATTAATAATTGTAAATGGCGCTGCCAGGGGATTATTCTGGGCGATCTGGCCGATTACAAGATCAGCGCTGCCGAGGTTTTCGATGGTCACCGTCTGTTCGCCTGAGACTCCAACCGTAAGATCAGCAAAGGGTATTATGTGGTCATCAGCCGGGGTCACGGAATCACTGACCGCGATATCCGCAACCGGTGTGGCAGCGCCGGTGCCGCTTACGTTCACTGTTACCGGGTTTTCGTCCGGGTCGTTGGAGGGAACATCGAAGCTGTCATTGAAGCTGCCGATTCCCAGAGGGGCGAAGCGGACCGTGAGGGTGCAATTTGCCGTCGGCGTCAGGGTTTGAGCCGAACAATTGTCATTAATGATGCTGTAAGGCGCGGCAAGAGTGTCGCTGGCCCCGACTGTGCCGAGCACGAGATCGGCATTGCCGTTGTTGGTGACGGTGACAACCTGATCGACGGTTGTATTTTCGGTGACAGAGCCAAAGGGAATCTGTAGAACATCAAGGGTGATATCAGGAGCGGGTGTACCGATTCCGTTGCCGTGCAGCACCATGGTGACCGGGTTTTCGTCCACGTCATTGGAGGGGATGTCGAAACTTTCCACAAATGCATCGACCGCGTCCGGAGTAAAACGAACGGTGAATGTGCAGCTTGCATCCGGATTCAGGGTCTGTGATGAACAGGTATCGTTGAGAATGCTGAACGCACCTGCCACCGGGTTCGCCTGGGCAATGAGGCCTATGACAAGATCGGCGCTGCCGTCATTGGTGATGGTGACTGTCTGGTCTGATGAGGTGTTTAGGGTTACATCTCCGAAAACGACATCAAGGTCCGTTGCTGGTGCGGCTGAATCGGTGACGGTTATATCCGGCACAGGAGTTACAACGCCGCCGCCTTTTACCGGCCAGGCGTACCAACCATCCGGGAAAACCTTGAGTTTTGAAGTAGTTGCTAGTCCGCCATCGCCCATAGAAATATACCAGGCTGTGTCCGTACCATAATTAGTAGAAGTCCAATACACGCTATTTACAGATGGAAGATTTACAAAAGAATGTCCGGGCGTCAACGCCGGCAATGATTGCGAATAGTCGATCAGGCTGCGCATCTCCACCCGATTGGGGAGATGCCATTCACCAGCAGCTGAACCGTCGGTTAAGCCACAGAGGCCGTCTGCCAGACTGTTGGCATCTGCCAGAGCGTCATACCAGCCTTGTTTTCCGAAACATTCTGCATTTTTGAGCCAGATGAGAGTTGTGATATTGTCGGTGACTGTGCCATCGCCGTTGTCGCTAAACCGAGGGGACGGTAAGACCGCCCCTGCCTGGAAATCTCCATCATCACCGGTCAAGTAACTGGTCGACTGTCCGGTGCGCAACACTTGGGCTGGCCCGGTTGAAGTGCCACGTACTGCCAGGAAATTAAAGCCCCCGCTGACTTTATTATAGGTCAAGGTGTAATCGCTACTTAGTTCCACACGCCAAACCTTTGTAGTATCATAGGCATAAGTAGTGGAGGTAACATAATCTACATCCTGCACATTAATGAACCCCTGGGTATTCAACCAGGTAACTGTATTGTCCCCAGAGTTTATCAGGCTTCGCAGCTCATTTATATTGGGAAGCCGCCAGTCGCCTAAGGCTGAACCATCCGTCAGTCCGCATACGTTGTTTTGTAAAACAGAATTAGCATAGGTTAAAGCATCCGGAAAATTTAAATATCCGAAACAGTTTGCATTCTGAAGCCAGATGAGTCCGGTGAGATTGTCGGTTAAGGTGCCGTCACCATTGTCGGTAAACCTTGGATCGGGCCAGGCGAGTCCCGCCTGGGTGTCGCCATCCTGACCGGTGTTTGTACAGTTAATCGTACCGAAGTTATCCCGGCAGGTCGTCTGGCCTGTCTTCGGAAGATCTACGGCACTGGCAAAACCCGCCCACAGAAACATACACATAAGCTGAATAATAATTTTTTGAGCCATACATTCACCTCATTCTTAAGCTTGTTTTTCGTTTATAATCTGGCAGTATTTCGCCTTTCGTCTTATTCAACCTGGGCCGGGGGCCCACTTTTTTTGATTATTATCGAAGCTGCTGCTTTTGTTTCTCTCTTGGACGACTCATCTTCTGCCGCCTTGACGTGAGCCAATTTTTTCCTTG
The nucleotide sequence above comes from Pseudomonadota bacterium. Encoded proteins:
- a CDS encoding outer membrane protein transport protein, translated to MPIKHIYLYFFLLWPTVSLAGGPVHGSKAAGMGTAFIAVADDPSAILHNPAGISYIEGNNLYGGFTTIAPSSSYESNTGEQEDTDFQLFFPPHLYYTRESEFKDITLGIGLYSPFGIGGRKWSDTGLTRYLSTEGSIATVAVNPTVSWKFHPTASLAIGLDYMYARKEGSRMIDFGTGDGLSNIEADGGGWGYNFGLLWSAPDNFRIGLAYRSSINVKFEGELTVTGIAPALQSAFGGAGYTTDVSTESDFPESYGFGIAYIHNKKLTLAMDVELVRWSSFDQSHLDIANEVPAAGLVDSTTILDWEDSLQFKLGIEYRLNDKYSLRGGYAYIPTMVPEHTMDPGNPDADSHNISIGFGRFFNNWTLDGFYNLGLYEDRKVDNEILDGTYGNLVHAFGFSVLNRF
- a CDS encoding Ig-like domain-containing protein, translating into MTFRWMFKTFWIYGLISIFLTMVLSGCGGGSDGGDSTPAAGEITALPEDGASSVSVLSDIKVTSTIELDPATIDETTVTLKILGKALPIQGDVSYDDVTDTVIFSPSKPLRYDVSYILNIAGVRYLSGSALADLEITFHTFHNPVDKIINYAAGSISQYTAYTYNASGLLTQYAYYNGPGADLEWLTVDDDISGYSASAYDADGNNTQRNSYNGPGPDAVWHTDDDQISDYYIYTYDAAGNMTRSLQHNTAGADGIWFTNDDITYNSTNIYDAAGNMTHLVNNGPGADGIWLNDDDIVNSYNIFTFDTLGNKTRSAYINDAGIDGIWFNDDDSVANYSDYSHDSFGNTLMTISYDGAGGDGIWFTSDDLKINHGTNVIDSNGNILAQTGFNGPGTDGVWQTADDDISSYTNRTYDAAGQLTQLASCNDPGTDGVWHTDDDQFSFYNTYTYDAAGNITILERFEDPGTDGVWFTDDDPKKSDYTYITDF
- a CDS encoding choice-of-anchor D domain-containing protein codes for the protein MAQKIIIQLMCMFLWAGFASAVDLPKTGQTTCRDNFGTINCTNTGQDGDTQAGLAWPDPRFTDNGDGTLTDNLTGLIWLQNANCFGYLNFPDALTYANSVLQNNVCGLTDGSALGDWRLPNINELRSLINSGDNTVTWLNTQGFINVQDVDYVTSTTYAYDTTKVWRVELSSDYTLTYNKVSGGFNFLAVRGTSTGPAQVLRTGQSTSYLTGDDGDFQAGAVLPSPRFSDNGDGTVTDNITTLIWLKNAECFGKQGWYDALADANSLADGLCGLTDGSAAGEWHLPNRVEMRSLIDYSQSLPALTPGHSFVNLPSVNSVYWTSTNYGTDTAWYISMGDGGLATTSKLKVFPDGWYAWPVKGGGVVTPVPDITVTDSAAPATDLDVVFGDVTLNTSSDQTVTITNDGSADLVIGLIAQANPVAGAFSILNDTCSSQTLNPDASCTFTVRFTPDAVDAFVESFDIPSNDVDENPVTMVLHGNGIGTPAPDITLDVLQIPFGSVTENTTVDQVVTVTNNGNADLVLGTVGASDTLAAPYSIINDNCSAQTLTPTANCTLTVRFAPLGIGSFNDSFDVPSNDPDENPVTVNVSGTGAATPVADIAVSDSVTPADDHIIPFADLTVGVSGEQTVTIENLGSADLVIGQIAQNNPLAAPFTIINDNCSTQTIAPSASCTFTVRFAPIAAEAFSDSLDIPSNDPDENPVTINVSGTGLSAATNNPPSAPQLLSPANGQQGVATTLVTLTYLKGTDPDADPLTYELYLCTDSDPFNNCQPYVNPTAAVVAPKIPAGPGNGTMMLFAFTLTVLGAAHFLQRRKGLAVGMLLTAGVLLVSCSGGNHDPNQGSFTASNLAPDTTYYWSVAADDGNGGQTPSDTRHFTTGNEAE